The genomic interval CCGCTTCCGCCTGCCCGGCAGCGCGGCGTGCTTCCTCGGCCCTGCGCCGCTCTTCAGCAGCCTTGCGCTCCTGTTCGGCCCGTTCGGCGGCAAGGCGCTCGGCCTCGGCCTCTCCCGGTCCGTCCGATTCGGCGGCGGATGCTTCCGGCGCAGGCACGGTCAGACGGACAATGACGAAATCACCGTCGGAAGCGTGGTTCCTGGTGATGAAACACTCCTCTTTGATTCCGCCGCGCACGATAAGCTCCGACTTCACCCGGTTGGAACGGATGGCCGCCACCCGCAGGTTTTCCCTTTCGCCGTCAAGGGAGTTGCACCAGCCGTCCACGTAGAGCGGAGCCTCTCCGGAGAGGATGTCCTCCCTGTACCGCTCCACGCACTGCAGAAGCCTCTCCAGCTCCGTATCATTGCCGCCCCACGGCACATAGAACATATCCTTCTGCGGCACGAAGCGGAAGGTGTAGACCGTATCCGGCCTCTCCTGCGCCGACAACGGCAGCAGCAGAAACGCACAAACGGCGGTCGCTATGGTTCTCATCGTCCTGTTCATATATTCATCTATGGTTTATTTGTTCTTTACCGGGCACAAAAAGCCCCGAAAACCTGCGGGCACAACATGGACGTGCGCGCACGGCTCCGGGGATACATGAAAGTCTCCGCCAGCACGTTGCCGCATGGCGGAGATATGGCATGTCTTGCGTAATTTCCGAGTAACGAATGGCTGCAGGAAGAAAAATTTCTTCCGGCATCCCGTCCGGTTGCACGACAGACAAAGGCACACAAAGGACGCGTCGCCATTCTTTCAGAAGTGGCTGCGCAGGCAGATGAAACAAGGGATGCCCGCCGTGTCCTTCGTATCCTATCGTTGTAATTCATTGTGGTATAATCAACCAAACACAAAGTTATGGATTTTTTTTGTGCTACAACGGCAAAACAGGCATTTATTTTCGCCGGAAGTACAATTTTTTATTTGAAATATACGGTCCGAAGCGGAAAAAGGGCGTTATCCGACCGTTCCGGCCGTGTCTGTCTGTATTGCTGTGCTACCAAAGACAGTCCCATGCTTTGGCTATTGGATAACTGTTGATTTTGTCTCCCCTGTTTTAGAATCTGGCTCATCATGTCCAATGCACATACCACATCCTCTTTAGCAATGCAAGAAGTTCATTCCAATAATTTGCTCAAACTCGCTGCAGCGTATTGAGGACGGATGACACTTATCTGTACATACGCCCCGTTATCAGAAGTTACACACCAAGGAGATAACACATGCCCACAGAACATCATTCCCGTTCATCCTTGTCTGTCATCAGATCTTTTAAGTCTACCTGAAGAATCTCTGCTATCTGCTGCAGTGTCTCCAGGTTTGGCTGGATTCTGTTGCAGGCACAGGCATTAGCCATGCTGAAACTCTTATCCAACTTTTTAGCCAGCCACGTCTGAGAAATGCCTTTGTCCGCCAAGACGGCCTTTATCCTATTTAGCTTCATTTCTAAATGCAATTATAAGATATAGAACCAACAACCGCGAAAATATCCGCGAATCCGGGCTCTGTTTTACAGTCCATTCTGGCGAAATAAACCCCGACATGCCCTAATCTTTGCAGACGGGGCCTGTCGGGGCCCGAAAAGGCTGCTCTTGCCTCTTCCCCCCCCCTCTGCTCGGAACTTTAGACATTTCCCGGGGTATTGACAAACGAAACCGGCACGCTCCAGCCTCTTTTTGAGAACGGAACGTGCCGATTTTCCATAATCGCCGCATGATCGCCCCCTCCCGGCGATACAAATTCACAAGGAAATACGCTTTTACGCCCGGGACAAAGCCAACCGGCATCCTATGCCGCTTTGATCCTGTAGGCGCAGTAGGTCAGATACAAAACGCACAGCAGGATGATGGCTAATCCTCCGATCATACCCGCCATGTCTATGCCAAAACCCATGACGGGCGTCACGATACCTCCTCCGGCAACGGCCGTAATCATCAAACCGGAAATCTGATTGGCCTTGTCCGCCCGCGCCGAAAGTGCCGCAGAATAGATGATGGAGAAGACCGACGACGCAAAGAAACCTACGCCGCCAATACATACCAGGCTAACCATGGCATTGCCCGAGAACATCAGCGCAAGCACCGACAGAATGCACAGCAGAATGTTGATCCTGAAATATTTCACGCCGGAGATCCGGGACAGCAGAACCGCCCCCAGCAAAGCGCCGACCGTCCTGCTGAAGAAATAGACCTGCGGGGCGAATTTCACCTGATCCTCACTCCATGCAAATCGTACGGACATGAGTTTCGAACTGATGAAATTGGTGCCTACGTCCACTCCGACAATGAACAGAATGCCGAAAAAAAGGATCAGAATGGTTTTGTCTTTCAACAACCCGAATGTCTCTCCGAACGAAATCCCGCTTTCGGACGCCTGTTCCCTCCGGACAGGGACCAGAAGCAGCCACAGCGCCGACAGGATCGTCACCACCCCGAGGATGGGGAAACAGTAGTACCAGTTTGCCTCGCCGAACATCGTGACAGCCATCATCACGATCTCGGGGCCTACGAGCGATGATACGGCCTTTATTACCTGACCCGCCGTAAGGCTGCTGGTCAGCATCTTCTGGCTGGAGATCACATTGCTCAGAAGCGGGTTCAAGGAGACCTGAAGCATCGCATTGCCGATGCCGAGCAATGCATATGCAATCATGCAGGTAACCCCGTTGTATACGGCCAAAGGCAAAAACATACCGATGACCGTAACGCCCATGCTGATCAGCACCGTGTTCTTTCGCCCCCACCGGTTCATGGCGTTGCCTACCGGAATCCCGAGAAACAGAAACCAGATGAAAACCATCGACGGAACGAATCCCGTCATCGTGGAAGACCATCCGAACGTCCGCTGAACATAGTCGGAGGTGATCCCGACGATGTCGCAGAATCCCATGATGAAGAAGCCGAACAGAACCGGCAGCAGACCCAAAACCGAATTTGTCCTGTTTTTCATATTCCCCAGTTTTCATTAGGTTCCTGACCCATGACCAGATGGAGCTTCCCGCCCTTGAATACCTCATCGCGGTATATCCGGCAACGGTCAAGAGGTTTACCGTCAAGTGTAGCCGACTGGATGTAATAGCAATCCGGACCATTCCCCTCCGTCTCTATGACAAACGAGTCGCCTTCGGCATTTTCATCGCTCAGCTGGATGACGATCTTGTCGAACAGCGGACTGCCGATCTGAAATTCGGGACGTGCGTCCGTCCCGCCCTTCACATCGAACAGGCCCATCGATGAAATCACGTACCAGGCCCCGAGCTGGCCCTGGTCCTCGTCCTGGCCATAGCCGTAACCATGCTCGCCGGTCGTGCCGTAGAATTCGTCGCAGATCAGACGAACCCATTTCTGGGTGAGGTATGGCTTGCCCGAGAAGTTGAACAGCCACGAAATGTGCAAACTCGGCTGGTTGCCATGGTTGTACGGGCTCTGCAGCCCGGAAAAGGCATTCACGACCTTCCCGCCGCCGAAAATGCTCGCCCTGGCCACCGTGAAAATGGAGTCAAGCCTTGCGTTGAATTCGTCCCGGCCGATCCTCCCGATCAACTTCTCCGGCTCGTGGGGAACAAAGAAAGTGTACTG from uncultured Alistipes sp. carries:
- a CDS encoding helix-turn-helix transcriptional regulator, which gives rise to MKLNRIKAVLADKGISQTWLAKKLDKSFSMANACACNRIQPNLETLQQIAEILQVDLKDLMTDKDERE
- a CDS encoding MFS transporter, with protein sequence MKNRTNSVLGLLPVLFGFFIMGFCDIVGITSDYVQRTFGWSSTMTGFVPSMVFIWFLFLGIPVGNAMNRWGRKNTVLISMGVTVIGMFLPLAVYNGVTCMIAYALLGIGNAMLQVSLNPLLSNVISSQKMLTSSLTAGQVIKAVSSLVGPEIVMMAVTMFGEANWYYCFPILGVVTILSALWLLLVPVRREQASESGISFGETFGLLKDKTILILFFGILFIVGVDVGTNFISSKLMSVRFAWSEDQVKFAPQVYFFSRTVGALLGAVLLSRISGVKYFRINILLCILSVLALMFSGNAMVSLVCIGGVGFFASSVFSIIYSAALSARADKANQISGLMITAVAGGGIVTPVMGFGIDMAGMIGGLAIILLCVLYLTYCAYRIKAA